From Zavarzinella sp., one genomic window encodes:
- a CDS encoding ParB N-terminal domain-containing protein: protein MRIEQRDISKVFPYQDNPRVIGADSINSVANSIRDFGWVQPIVVDLQSVIIAGHTRYLAAQKLGLKKVPVFVADITEEAARALRIADNKTGELSKWDDIKLPTELNWLKSNGYNLADFGWNDKELGKYLGKILDGGLTDPDLVPEPPKEAITQPGNLWLPLV, encoded by the coding sequence ATGAGAATTGAACAGAGAGACATATCGAAGGTATTTCCCTACCAGGACAATCCGAGGGTAATCGGTGCGGACTCCATCAACTCCGTGGCAAACTCGATCAGGGATTTCGGGTGGGTTCAGCCGATCGTGGTCGACCTGCAGAGCGTGATCATTGCGGGCCACACCAGGTACTTGGCAGCCCAAAAACTGGGCCTGAAAAAAGTGCCGGTGTTCGTTGCGGATATCACCGAAGAGGCAGCCAGGGCCCTCCGGATCGCCGACAACAAGACTGGCGAGCTGTCTAAGTGGGACGATATCAAACTGCCCACGGAGCTGAACTGGCTCAAATCGAACGGGTACAACCTGGCTGACTTTGGGTGGAATGATAAGGAGCTCGGAAAGTACCTGGGCAAGATCCTCGACGGTGGGCTGACCGATCCGGATCTGGTACCGGAACCGCCGAAGGAAGCAATCACCCAGCCAGGCAACCTGTGGCTCCCATTGGTGTGA
- a CDS encoding IS4 family transposase, which translates to MTSNSFASEALSRLPLAEAAFLMLDDIFQNNTLEAIYQSNRGRTYTRILTFSSFFQLLRDSLISPDHSARARLIDASEKGELPTSLKAFYDKLAHMPPEVGAGLLSHSCRAISKLLPRKMTSKLPKSLCKLTVVAVDGKVIKHTMRRLLPLRISKQNASKLLGGKALVAVNLSTGLVMEMASELDGEASETRLLAPLLQQLKDHCGEKLIVADRCYGFYKHIAMIKDDGCHFVLRVASITQFIQDPEKPARIGKDRYGRKLIEEHGWITSQKNTKLIAVRRLSIIRDKVQIQLLTDLTDSKRYPADDIAEIYRYRWDIERVYATITKVFQLRHLIGTSPEAGLIQASLCLILFNITEAIKWHISVGNGKKIDEVSGEMLWRDIRDEVMAATRLLRTRCADAASRDQTRSGDIRKTN; encoded by the coding sequence ATGACTTCAAATTCATTCGCTTCAGAGGCTTTATCACGCCTACCTTTAGCCGAAGCCGCTTTCCTCATGCTTGATGATATTTTCCAAAATAATACGCTTGAAGCGATCTATCAATCAAATCGTGGACGCACCTACACTCGTATTTTGACATTCTCTTCATTTTTCCAATTGTTGAGAGATTCACTGATTTCTCCCGATCACTCTGCCAGGGCTCGTCTGATCGATGCATCTGAAAAAGGTGAATTGCCTACATCGCTCAAAGCGTTTTATGACAAATTAGCGCATATGCCGCCAGAGGTTGGGGCGGGGCTCCTTTCGCATTCTTGTCGGGCTATTTCAAAGCTTTTGCCAAGAAAAATGACTTCTAAATTACCAAAATCTCTTTGCAAACTTACTGTTGTCGCCGTTGATGGCAAAGTAATTAAGCATACGATGCGGCGCCTTCTTCCTTTAAGAATAAGCAAGCAAAATGCATCAAAATTGCTTGGAGGGAAAGCACTTGTTGCAGTGAATCTGAGTACTGGTCTGGTAATGGAAATGGCTTCGGAATTGGATGGAGAAGCAAGTGAAACACGCTTGTTAGCTCCACTTTTGCAACAGCTGAAAGACCATTGCGGCGAGAAATTAATTGTGGCGGATCGATGCTATGGTTTCTACAAGCATATTGCAATGATCAAGGATGACGGGTGCCATTTTGTTTTACGAGTTGCAAGCATTACCCAATTTATTCAAGATCCGGAAAAACCAGCGAGAATTGGCAAAGACCGATATGGCCGAAAACTTATCGAAGAACATGGCTGGATCACAAGTCAAAAGAATACGAAATTGATCGCAGTACGCCGACTGAGCATTATCCGCGATAAAGTGCAGATACAACTACTAACAGACCTGACCGATTCGAAACGATACCCTGCAGACGACATCGCAGAGATATATCGCTATCGTTGGGATATTGAGCGTGTATACGCGACGATTACAAAAGTGTTTCAGTTGCGTCACTTGATAGGTACCAGTCCAGAGGCTGGTTTAATACAAGCATCGCTTTGCCTCATTTTATTTAACATTACAGAAGCAATCAAATGGCATATTTCGGTCGGAAACGGAAAGAAAATAGATGAAGTATCTGGCGAAATGCTCTGGCGAGATATCCGAGATGAGGTGATGGCCGCAACGCGATTGCTTCGAACGCGATGTGCAGATGCTGCTTCAAGGGATCAAACAAGAAGTGGGGATATTAGAAAGACTAACTGA
- a CDS encoding DNA methyltransferase — protein MESVKADACVTDPPYGVSYVGKTKDKLKVENDHLDEKGLAELVSAAFDHSQANCRPGAYWYATVPAGPLHIMFADDWNRRGILRQILVWAKDSMVLGHSEYHYQHEPILFGWIPGDRHKNADRTRTTLWQHPRPKASREHPTMKPVSLWAQALGDGTREGEIVYDPFLGSGTTVIAAEQLRRKCYGVEISPKYCDVIVKRWEGFTGLKAKLAG, from the coding sequence ATGGAAAGCGTGAAGGCCGACGCTTGCGTAACAGATCCCCCCTACGGAGTTTCGTACGTTGGCAAAACAAAAGATAAGCTGAAGGTGGAAAACGATCACCTCGACGAAAAGGGGCTGGCTGAGCTGGTGTCCGCTGCCTTTGACCATTCCCAGGCAAACTGTCGACCAGGTGCATACTGGTACGCAACCGTTCCCGCAGGCCCTCTGCACATCATGTTTGCGGACGACTGGAATCGGCGAGGCATTCTCCGGCAGATCCTGGTGTGGGCAAAAGATTCGATGGTGCTTGGTCACAGCGAGTACCATTACCAGCACGAGCCTATCCTGTTTGGCTGGATCCCTGGGGACCGGCACAAGAACGCAGACCGCACTCGGACCACGCTGTGGCAGCATCCAAGGCCCAAAGCGAGCCGTGAGCACCCGACCATGAAGCCGGTTTCCCTTTGGGCCCAGGCGTTGGGTGATGGCACGCGAGAAGGGGAAATTGTTTACGATCCGTTTCTCGGGAGTGGCACCACGGTGATCGCAGCTGAGCAGCTCAGAAGAAAATGTTATGGGGTTGAGATCAGCCCAAAATACTGCGACGTGATCGTAAAGCGGTGGGAAGGGTTTACCGGGCTGAAAGCGAAGCTGGCTGGGTAG
- a CDS encoding tetratricopeptide repeat protein, with amino-acid sequence MPTGADEFAYWLKLAKRETAFPEYAGAFLFLLRNWEDRDDAREWIGKLMEEGEEWTGGVLTKLLDELARTGFVPGVVSSRGERLSGSLVKNDSERIASAIYRAGSSLITTSLAPTALLYLRSTVTILEKLLACNPDNLEIASGLARALRILGILQRASGMINESEVNYRRSVQLYDDLYHQNPSNIQLLVGLARGLNNLAILLRLIGRATEAETSYRRSLQFYEDHCRQNPTNFNVTAGLALTLNNFGNLLRAEGRVGDAENNYSRSMQLYEELYLQNPANIEIAVGLARGLNNMGLLLCDTDRKNLAETNYQRSVKLYEELYLQNPANTEIAVGLARGLNNMGLLLCDTDRKNLAETNYQRSVKLYEELYLQNPANTEIIVGLARGLNNMGLLLCDSDRKNLAETNYQRSVKLYEELYLQNPANTEIAVGLARGLNNLGLLLSDTNRKNDAEAIYQRSVKLYEDLKLNNAENIEVALGLARGLNNLGILLSDTNRKNDAEAIYQCSVKLYEELYLQNPANTEVTVGLACGLNNMGLLLSDTNRKNDAEAIYQRSVKLYEDLKLNNPENIEVALGLARGLNNMGLLLCDTDRKNLAETNYQRSVKLYEELYLQNPANTEIAVGLARGLNNMGLLLSDTNRKNDAEAIYQRSVKLYEDLKLNNPENIEVALGLARGLNNLGTLLSETNHKKDARANYSKSEQLYECLHSNNLENIQVKLAYAALMAEIGKFTRSRQLIDEVLLVVPHHIYANQLDQWLRKRGRQSFVKLLFVLLIGVLIISINLTYNRLGLTQVEGLILSGTFVILLLLNRR; translated from the coding sequence ATGCCGACGGGCGCCGACGAGTTCGCTTACTGGCTGAAGCTGGCGAAGCGTGAGACGGCGTTTCCCGAGTACGCCGGGGCGTTCCTGTTCTTGTTGCGGAACTGGGAGGACCGCGATGACGCCCGCGAGTGGATCGGCAAGCTAATGGAAGAAGGGGAGGAATGGACCGGAGGTGTACTAACGAAACTGCTCGACGAACTGGCCCGCACCGGTTTCGTTCCCGGAGTAGTATCATCGCGAGGTGAAAGACTATCTGGATCACTGGTAAAAAACGATTCCGAACGAATTGCCTCCGCAATCTATCGGGCAGGGTCCTCACTAATCACAACTTCATTGGCACCGACTGCATTGCTGTATTTGAGGTCTACGGTCACGATTCTCGAAAAGCTACTGGCTTGTAACCCTGATAACTTGGAGATTGCGTCTGGGCTGGCTCGGGCGTTGAGAATCCTAGGGATCTTACAACGCGCATCTGGGATGATAAACGAATCTGAAGTCAACTACCGGCGTAGTGTGCAGCTGTACGATGATCTCTACCATCAAAACCCATCGAACATACAGCTCTTAGTCGGACTAGCACGTGGGTTAAACAACCTAGCTATCCTCCTGCGTTTAATTGGACGGGCTACAGAAGCCGAAACAAGCTACAGGCGTAGTTTGCAGTTCTATGAGGATCACTGTCGTCAAAACCCAACGAACTTTAATGTCACGGCAGGGTTAGCGTTGACTTTGAATAACTTTGGTAATCTTTTGCGTGCAGAGGGAAGGGTGGGAGATGCTGAGAACAATTACTCTCGTAGTATGCAATTGTATGAAGAACTTTACCTTCAGAATCCAGCGAACATAGAGATTGCGGTCGGACTGGCACGTGGGTTAAACAACATGGGACTGCTGCTTTGCGACACCGATCGGAAGAATCTGGCAGAAACCAACTATCAGCGTAGCGTGAAATTGTACGAAGAACTTTACCTTCAGAATCCAGCGAACACAGAGATTGCGGTCGGACTGGCACGTGGGTTAAACAACATGGGACTGCTGCTTTGCGACACCGATCGGAAGAATCTGGCAGAAACCAACTATCAGCGTAGCGTGAAATTGTACGAAGAACTTTACCTTCAGAATCCAGCGAACACAGAGATTATAGTCGGACTGGCACGTGGGTTAAACAACATGGGACTGCTGCTTTGCGACAGCGATCGGAAGAATCTGGCAGAAACCAACTATCAGCGTAGCGTGAAATTGTACGAAGAACTTTACCTTCAGAATCCAGCGAACACAGAGATTGCGGTCGGACTGGCACGTGGACTTAACAACCTGGGGCTATTGTTAAGTGACACTAATCGCAAGAACGATGCTGAAGCAATCTATCAGCGTAGCGTGAAATTGTACGAAGATCTGAAATTGAACAACGCGGAGAACATTGAAGTTGCACTTGGTCTGGCACGTGGACTTAACAACTTGGGGATATTGTTAAGTGACACTAATCGCAAGAACGATGCTGAAGCAATCTATCAGTGTAGCGTGAAATTGTACGAAGAACTCTACCTTCAGAATCCAGCGAACACAGAGGTTACGGTCGGACTGGCATGTGGACTTAACAACATGGGGCTATTGTTAAGTGACACTAATCGCAAGAACGATGCTGAAGCAATCTATCAGCGTAGCGTGAAATTGTACGAAGATCTGAAATTGAACAACCCGGAGAACATTGAAGTTGCACTTGGTCTGGCACGTGGGTTAAACAACATGGGACTGCTGCTTTGCGACACCGATCGGAAGAATCTGGCAGAAACCAACTATCAGCGTAGCGTGAAATTGTACGAAGAACTTTACCTTCAGAATCCAGCGAACACAGAGATTGCGGTCGGACTGGCACGTGGGTTAAACAACATGGGGCTATTGTTAAGTGACACTAATCGCAAGAACGATGCTGAAGCAATCTATCAGCGTAGCGTGAAATTGTACGAAGATCTGAAATTGAACAACCCGGAGAACATTGAAGTCGCACTTGGTCTGGCACGTGGACTTAACAACCTAGGTACCCTCCTGAGTGAAACTAATCACAAGAAAGATGCTAGAGCTAATTACAGCAAAAGTGAACAGCTGTACGAATGCCTCCATAGCAACAATCTGGAAAATATTCAAGTTAAGCTTGCATATGCTGCTTTAATGGCAGAAATAGGAAAATTCACAAGGTCTCGACAGCTCATTGATGAAGTACTTCTAGTTGTACCTCACCATATCTATGCAAACCAGCTGGATCAGTGGCTTCGAAAACGTGGTCGTCAATCTTTCGTAAAGCTATTATTTGTGTTGCTTATTGGTGTTCTCATTATATCAATCAATTTAACCTACAACAGATTAGGGTTGACGCAAGTCGAAGGATTAATTTTATCTGGAACTTTTGTTATATTGCTTTTGCTGAATCGCAGATAA
- a CDS encoding CorA family divalent cation transporter encodes MRVDSDRSSLTFVKPFLYDHQQSELVLSRVRSVHVPARTGVMEVWERGAFPTDDFLHHIAQSLAPTDDSPAVAEKYLLTNRFLESEHGLAAKKGFLFQFKNQSTRIRLEELQLILFRNGVGFVVQRWKVESDKIEAWLDLQHFGRFAALERGGVLRMPSPDGKSVRPFPQPYLQTADDKSSSEQSTFAAINHIALNSVGLGLNGPIPVQEVFLAGRSLPYTVLFLNETNDSAWPREKVLYKLRRLFHAQQAYYPTQEQVAICPPNFHPYLQDQWFFQSLEGGGFVAIDPPIDPFFQKELPHHLENEYFVMFLLALQQRFSLMSLSNEVAQRWKSNPAKQPASELRVIFEQIRDRLFDYTAHYHFVQVGQRQNHHHLYQLWQQTFQITDLYEEVNNEVREMNDYLNDRDKQSRDNRLNLLTLLLTVFIGAPTLAISFWSMNIKGITTAEEGLLLSDAVSVVFRLSMVFALFFGLIWYLLRRK; translated from the coding sequence ATGCGAGTTGATTCAGATCGATCTTCTCTAACTTTTGTGAAACCATTCCTGTATGATCACCAACAGAGCGAACTGGTTCTTTCCCGAGTGCGGTCTGTCCATGTTCCGGCCCGCACTGGAGTAATGGAAGTATGGGAACGCGGGGCTTTTCCTACAGATGATTTTCTGCATCATATTGCGCAATCTCTCGCTCCTACTGATGATTCGCCTGCGGTTGCAGAAAAATATCTGCTCACAAACCGCTTTCTTGAATCAGAGCATGGTCTAGCAGCCAAGAAAGGCTTTTTGTTTCAATTCAAAAATCAGTCAACCCGGATCAGATTGGAAGAGTTGCAGTTGATACTGTTCCGGAACGGTGTGGGTTTTGTGGTGCAACGCTGGAAGGTGGAATCTGATAAGATTGAGGCATGGTTAGACTTACAGCATTTTGGCCGATTTGCAGCACTGGAACGCGGCGGTGTGCTCAGGATGCCATCCCCAGATGGCAAGTCTGTACGCCCATTTCCACAACCGTATCTTCAAACAGCAGACGATAAGTCATCTTCAGAACAGAGTACATTCGCTGCCATCAACCATATCGCCCTCAATAGTGTTGGACTGGGTCTCAATGGACCGATTCCAGTTCAAGAAGTGTTCCTCGCTGGGCGCAGTCTGCCCTACACGGTTCTCTTTTTGAATGAGACAAACGACAGTGCCTGGCCGCGGGAAAAGGTACTTTACAAGTTGCGTCGGCTATTTCATGCCCAGCAAGCGTATTATCCCACTCAGGAGCAGGTGGCGATTTGCCCACCAAACTTCCACCCATATTTGCAAGACCAATGGTTTTTTCAATCTTTGGAAGGGGGTGGTTTCGTCGCGATTGATCCACCGATTGATCCGTTTTTTCAAAAAGAACTTCCTCATCACCTGGAAAATGAGTACTTTGTGATGTTTCTGTTAGCATTGCAACAACGGTTTAGCCTGATGTCGCTGTCTAATGAGGTGGCTCAACGGTGGAAATCGAACCCAGCGAAGCAGCCAGCATCGGAACTTCGAGTGATTTTTGAGCAGATTCGCGATCGACTGTTTGATTACACCGCCCACTACCATTTTGTTCAAGTGGGACAGCGACAGAATCACCACCACTTATACCAATTATGGCAGCAAACGTTTCAGATCACTGATCTTTATGAAGAGGTCAATAATGAAGTCCGTGAAATGAACGATTACCTGAACGACCGGGACAAGCAATCCCGCGACAACCGCTTGAACCTGCTCACGTTATTACTGACAGTGTTTATTGGTGCACCGACCTTGGCGATCAGTTTTTGGAGCATGAACATCAAGGGAATTACTACAGCAGAAGAGGGGTTGTTGTTGTCTGATGCAGTCTCCGTCGTTTTCAGACTCAGCATGGTTTTCGCTTTGTTCTTTGGTTTGATCTGGTATCTGTTACGACGAAAGTAG
- a CDS encoding tetratricopeptide repeat protein: MDNLQYFSDLPPKFDWVEHKSPFPLALTYVRIISTFERQQPIEAVWAVRDAWEVAIKFCACVSVADFLQANPDQAVAEKVAAGLLSDRGVAIGGWKDALILTLPDPAATGRRLPALRDVFRKHGGSRTTAHFQATEGFTTWRNDVFGHGVFKQDRPWYADQAAEWAKKLCDLYEALRPVFAGWVLTARTADGQTVDWSGCEFEPKRDRHQHDPLGHALLLFLVNAGTELSFGPLLSVQRCKECDHPAAFFFDRQKSADETVLLEYFAGAKGKKREWAELDALKRWLPAEFKWERRLYDTGELLEGIPILFRDFDREYLRPAYLLDAIGKRLDATQKGYVLLDGPEGTGKSYLARGLAEKETDLGLKVLAYYVRPGDLSHFASFLIELNRQVHDKLLPADKRTFEPQAKGAKTAGELQAEFVDYFTTVLAGRPGAILVIDGLDELPDSDPTTPLITDLLPNAAKLPPNLHIVLTARGGELKPRADARWHALSADALRLTLDPTSADNRALVSEYLERQNTTAVAEILARSGGVFLYAWHFVAALRQGVFAGTADLPPAKHFYPAFLDRIRQRVGDTLFDSVYLKLLMLLTAARVPVTREQIERWGIPADRLTTALNDLRDFVRQLRHRDWHEGLSNDPEPRYKIAHEAFVRFAEAHEAERLKEAHRTIATVALRHNKTEWKDLDPAEDADLYDVRFVLWHCDVAGMTVEAKVLRSDESLAMGMWRPASQLELHSRHQLAVDLFGQCIVLYRSLVDCGRTELVFDLVSVLNNFGVALSGLRHLEEALACNDEAIRIIRTLLSEMDQVPDMASHNDNIIIHGKLYDKVHNHFANSLINALVGKGNRLKELGRLQEAMPCYDEAIAIHSALNNGDQSDRANELLLAQKGKGETFQLMGRLHEAVGCYDEAIASLRRLVENGQTELTTDLSYALVSKGLALDEMGQLHEAVACYDEAISILRQLVENGRKELASRLAQALINQGNALTRSSLFPEAVACYDEAIVSLRQLVESGRTELTDSLASALVNRGNAHDDVGQWPEAIACYDKGIAILRMMVNSGRGELANTLAKSLMNKGIALVHMGEERDVTVCFDEVIRLYFQLFQNGQPQILPYLLRGVHSRIYVAITQTDWPTAASVLGLGLQAFIAKQRASEITPLDQQQLNSLLDSVVRLSAEQREQLLTAASHGLAEFLRTLFGSIPPLE, encoded by the coding sequence ATGGATAACCTGCAATATTTTTCCGATCTACCACCCAAGTTCGACTGGGTTGAACACAAATCCCCTTTTCCGTTGGCACTGACATATGTTCGCATCATCAGCACGTTCGAAAGGCAGCAGCCTATCGAAGCGGTGTGGGCGGTTCGGGATGCATGGGAGGTGGCGATCAAGTTTTGTGCGTGTGTGAGCGTGGCCGACTTCCTTCAAGCTAACCCGGACCAGGCGGTGGCCGAGAAGGTTGCCGCTGGGCTACTCTCGGATCGCGGAGTGGCCATCGGCGGGTGGAAGGACGCACTCATCCTCACGCTTCCGGACCCCGCGGCCACCGGGCGACGGTTGCCTGCACTGCGAGACGTGTTCCGCAAGCACGGCGGCAGTCGCACCACTGCTCACTTCCAGGCGACGGAGGGGTTCACCACCTGGCGGAACGACGTGTTCGGCCACGGGGTGTTCAAGCAAGACCGGCCGTGGTACGCCGACCAAGCCGCCGAGTGGGCGAAGAAACTGTGCGACCTGTACGAGGCGTTGCGGCCGGTGTTCGCCGGGTGGGTGCTGACCGCCCGCACCGCCGACGGGCAGACGGTGGACTGGAGCGGGTGCGAGTTCGAGCCGAAGCGCGACCGACACCAGCACGACCCACTCGGCCACGCCCTGCTGCTCTTCCTGGTGAACGCCGGCACCGAGCTGAGCTTCGGCCCGCTGCTCAGCGTGCAGCGGTGCAAGGAGTGCGACCACCCGGCCGCCTTCTTCTTCGACCGCCAGAAGTCGGCCGACGAGACGGTGCTGCTCGAATACTTCGCCGGCGCCAAGGGGAAGAAGCGGGAGTGGGCGGAGTTGGACGCGCTCAAGCGGTGGCTGCCGGCCGAGTTCAAGTGGGAGCGGCGGCTGTACGACACCGGCGAACTGCTGGAGGGCATCCCCATCCTGTTCCGCGACTTCGACCGCGAGTACCTGCGGCCGGCCTACCTGCTCGACGCCATTGGCAAGCGGCTCGACGCCACCCAGAAGGGGTACGTCCTGCTCGACGGGCCGGAGGGGACGGGCAAGTCGTACCTCGCCCGCGGGCTGGCCGAAAAGGAGACCGACCTCGGCCTGAAGGTGCTGGCGTACTATGTGCGGCCGGGCGACCTGAGCCACTTCGCCTCGTTCCTCATCGAGCTGAACCGGCAGGTACACGACAAACTGCTGCCGGCCGACAAGCGGACGTTCGAGCCGCAGGCGAAGGGGGCGAAGACTGCCGGCGAGTTGCAGGCCGAGTTCGTCGACTACTTCACCACCGTGCTCGCCGGCCGGCCCGGAGCGATCCTCGTCATCGACGGGCTGGACGAACTGCCCGACTCCGACCCGACCACCCCGCTCATCACCGACCTGCTGCCCAACGCGGCGAAACTGCCGCCGAACCTGCACATCGTGCTCACCGCCCGCGGGGGCGAACTGAAACCCCGCGCCGACGCCCGCTGGCACGCCCTCTCCGCCGACGCCCTCCGCCTCACCCTCGACCCCACCTCGGCCGACAACCGAGCCCTTGTCAGCGAGTATCTCGAACGGCAGAACACCACGGCGGTCGCAGAGATCCTCGCCCGCAGCGGCGGGGTGTTCCTGTACGCGTGGCACTTCGTGGCGGCATTGCGGCAGGGGGTGTTCGCCGGCACCGCCGACCTGCCGCCGGCCAAGCATTTCTACCCGGCGTTCCTCGACCGCATCCGCCAGCGGGTGGGCGACACCCTGTTCGACAGCGTTTACTTGAAACTGCTGATGCTGCTGACAGCCGCCAGAGTGCCGGTCACGCGGGAGCAGATCGAGCGGTGGGGCATCCCGGCCGACCGGCTGACGACGGCGCTGAACGACCTCCGCGACTTCGTGCGGCAACTCCGCCACCGCGATTGGCACGAGGGCCTGAGCAACGACCCCGAACCGCGGTACAAGATCGCCCACGAGGCGTTCGTGCGCTTCGCGGAGGCACACGAAGCGGAGCGACTGAAGGAAGCCCACCGCACGATCGCGACCGTGGCCTTGCGGCACAACAAGACCGAGTGGAAAGACCTCGACCCGGCCGAAGACGCCGATCTGTACGACGTACGGTTCGTGCTCTGGCACTGCGACGTAGCAGGGATGACGGTCGAGGCGAAGGTGTTGCGGAGCGATGAGTCGCTGGCGATGGGCATGTGGAGACCCGCGAGTCAACTTGAACTACACTCCCGTCATCAACTCGCAGTGGATTTGTTCGGCCAGTGCATTGTGCTGTATCGGAGTCTGGTCGACTGTGGACGTACTGAGTTGGTTTTCGACTTGGTGTCCGTTCTCAATAACTTTGGGGTAGCGCTGAGTGGACTCAGACATTTGGAAGAGGCGTTGGCATGTAACGACGAGGCTATTAGGATCATTCGCACACTGCTGTCAGAGATGGACCAAGTACCCGATATGGCGAGCCATAACGACAACATTATTATCCATGGCAAGCTATACGACAAGGTGCATAATCATTTTGCAAATAGTTTGATTAACGCTCTCGTTGGCAAGGGGAATAGACTCAAAGAACTGGGCCGATTGCAGGAGGCGATGCCCTGCTACGACGAGGCGATCGCAATCCACAGCGCGCTGAATAATGGCGATCAGTCCGACCGGGCTAACGAATTGCTCCTCGCACAAAAGGGGAAAGGTGAAACGTTCCAACTGATGGGTCGGCTTCATGAGGCGGTGGGATGCTATGACGAGGCCATCGCCAGCCTCCGCCGGTTGGTGGAGAACGGGCAGACTGAGTTGACCACAGATCTATCCTACGCTCTCGTGAGCAAGGGGCTCGCACTCGACGAGATGGGCCAACTTCATGAGGCGGTGGCATGCTACGACGAAGCCATCTCTATCCTCCGACAGTTGGTAGAGAACGGGCGGAAAGAACTCGCATCCAGGTTAGCTCAAGCCCTAATCAATCAGGGAAACGCCCTTACCAGGTCCAGCCTTTTCCCAGAGGCGGTGGCATGCTACGACGAGGCCATCGTCAGCCTACGCCAACTGGTGGAGAGTGGTAGGACCGAGTTGACTGACTCCTTGGCCTCTGCACTCGTGAACAGGGGGAACGCTCACGACGATGTGGGACAGTGGCCGGAGGCAATAGCCTGTTACGACAAGGGGATTGCCATCCTTCGCATGATGGTCAATTCGGGGCGGGGCGAATTGGCTAACACCCTAGCTAAGTCGCTGATGAATAAGGGGATAGCGTTGGTTCACATGGGCGAAGAGAGAGATGTGACGGTGTGCTTCGACGAGGTCATCCGCCTGTATTTCCAACTCTTCCAGAACGGCCAGCCGCAGATTCTGCCCTACCTGCTGCGAGGGGTGCATAGTCGCATCTACGTGGCCATCACCCAAACCGATTGGCCGACGGCGGCCAGTGTCTTGGGACTGGGCCTTCAGGCGTTCATCGCCAAGCAGCGAGCATCCGAAATCACGCCACTCGACCAACAGCAACTGAACAGCTTGCTTGACAGCGTCGTTCGCCTTTCCGCCGAGCAGCGGGAGCAACTGCTGACCGCCGCCTCGCACGGTCTCGCTGAGTTTTTGCGAACACTTTTCGGTAGCATTCCTCCACTCGAATAA